Proteins from one Mytilus edulis unplaced genomic scaffold, xbMytEdul2.2 SCAFFOLD_138, whole genome shotgun sequence genomic window:
- the LOC139504780 gene encoding uncharacterized protein isoform X1 — translation MASSSKPKRKRQRHSSNSEDDPLWTNRLDGDYYSASSDKKKKLTALSSYIPRETSDWTMSELENLQINWNWIDPSTKSIDEFFDMFSNINAGLPPLDADLIKMMDYLNANLTFDTSVKELEQENYVKVREYLVKNFLPKVDADSDEHHDDEELMKTVGSSSRVLIHHIEAGRHDFQNDLKEILYDLLLTSRTVEEMRFTTMLEKFCRMCNLKGSIGLVEETMIKDVRVVAVPDLTFRISSNEMPDVIQIMTVAEVLLHI, via the exons ATGGCGTCATCCTCGAAACCTAAACGCAAACGCCAACGGCACAGCTCAAATTCAGAAGATGATCCACTGTGGACAAATAGATTAGATGGCGATTATTATTCCGCATCAAGCGATAAGAAGAAGAAATTAACTGCACTGAGTAGTTACATTCCGCGTGAAACAAGTGATTGGACGATGAGCGAACTAGAAAATCTTCAGATTAATTGGAACTGGATCGACCCATCCACGAAGAGCATTGATGAATTTTTCGacatgttttcaaatataaatgcaGGTTTGCCACCCCTCGATGCAGATTTAATCAAGATGATGGATTATTTGAATGCTAACTTGACATTTGACACAAGTGTCAAAGAACTTGAACAGGAAAATTATGTTAAAGTTAGAGAATATCTTGTTAAAAACTTTCTTCCCAAAGTTGATGCTGATTCAGATGAACACCATGATGATGAAGAGTTGATGAAAACTGTGGGTAGTAGTTCCAG agtttTGATACATCATATTGAAGCTGGAAGACATGACTttcaaaatgacctaaaagaaATACTTTATGATTTGTTGTTGACTTCTAGAACAGTGGAAGAAATGAGGTTCACAACAATGCTGGAGAAGTTTTGCAGAATGTGTAACCTAAAGGGAag TATAGGATTGGTCGAGGAAACCATGATCAAGGATGTACGTGTTGTGGCAGTTCCAGACTTAACTTTCAGAATTTCATCAAATGAAATGCCTGATGTAATACAGATAATGACAGTTGCAGAGGTACttcttcatatataa
- the LOC139504780 gene encoding uncharacterized protein isoform X2, which produces MASSSKPKRKRQRHSSNSEDDPLWTNRLDGDYYSASSDKKKKLTALSSYIPRETSDWTMSELENLQINWNWIDPSTKSIDEFFDMFSNINAGLPPLDADLIKMMDYLNANLTFDTSVKELEQENYVKVREYLVKNFLPKVDADSDEHHDDEELMKTVGSSSRVLIHHIEAGRHDFQNDLKEILYDLLLTSRTVEEMRFTTMLEKFCRMCNLKGRILKQIKQHLQEIKVLCLVKTNAQDMEHYPVYPQ; this is translated from the exons ATGGCGTCATCCTCGAAACCTAAACGCAAACGCCAACGGCACAGCTCAAATTCAGAAGATGATCCACTGTGGACAAATAGATTAGATGGCGATTATTATTCCGCATCAAGCGATAAGAAGAAGAAATTAACTGCACTGAGTAGTTACATTCCGCGTGAAACAAGTGATTGGACGATGAGCGAACTAGAAAATCTTCAGATTAATTGGAACTGGATCGACCCATCCACGAAGAGCATTGATGAATTTTTCGacatgttttcaaatataaatgcaGGTTTGCCACCCCTCGATGCAGATTTAATCAAGATGATGGATTATTTGAATGCTAACTTGACATTTGACACAAGTGTCAAAGAACTTGAACAGGAAAATTATGTTAAAGTTAGAGAATATCTTGTTAAAAACTTTCTTCCCAAAGTTGATGCTGATTCAGATGAACACCATGATGATGAAGAGTTGATGAAAACTGTGGGTAGTAGTTCCAG agtttTGATACATCATATTGAAGCTGGAAGACATGACTttcaaaatgacctaaaagaaATACTTTATGATTTGTTGTTGACTTCTAGAACAGTGGAAGAAATGAGGTTCACAACAATGCTGGAGAAGTTTTGCAGAATGTGTAACCTAAAGGGAag GATTCTAAAACAGATCAAACAACATCTGCAGGAAATAAAGGTATTATGTTTGGTAAAGACGAATGCCCAAGACATGGAACATTATCCTGTCTATCCACAGTGA